One Actinomadura viridis genomic region harbors:
- a CDS encoding NAD(P)/FAD-dependent oxidoreductase, whose protein sequence is MADQHRTFDLAVVGGGAVGLSCAWRAARAGLSVVLLEQDEFFGDRASSAGVERQWRFQYSDEEMTRLVLAAVPLWRELEEAAGRRLIHTTGSLWFGEVAESTNEGHISDAAKVLERLDLPFEWVTAAEIERRFGFRDLPGHYEGFYQPGGGVIDVKGTLFALYCQARAAGADLRERQRVTGLAVTGDGVRLSTGAGTLTAGRLVVAGGAYSGELLRSWGVEFKVEIYEMATAYFQVRDPSVDYPTWFAFQKPAETDSNLFYGFGQSPWGPRGTIRVAPDFEVDPLHSPREADGTPRAADLRRTADWVRRHMPGLDPEPLRPSTCLIALPADPGRDFYLGTVPEGTAGAGRVVVCAAGWMFKFAPLFGQICVDLAVDGATSHDISRLTFGR, encoded by the coding sequence ATGGCCGATCAGCATCGCACGTTCGACCTCGCCGTCGTGGGCGGCGGCGCCGTGGGGCTCTCCTGCGCCTGGCGGGCCGCACGGGCCGGGCTGTCGGTCGTGCTGCTGGAGCAGGACGAGTTCTTCGGCGACCGGGCCAGCTCCGCCGGCGTCGAGCGGCAGTGGCGGTTCCAGTACAGCGACGAGGAGATGACCCGGCTCGTCCTCGCCGCGGTGCCGCTGTGGCGGGAACTGGAGGAGGCCGCGGGCCGGCGGCTGATCCACACCACCGGCAGCCTGTGGTTCGGCGAGGTCGCCGAGAGCACCAACGAGGGCCACATCAGTGACGCCGCGAAGGTCCTGGAACGCCTGGACCTGCCCTTCGAGTGGGTGACCGCCGCGGAGATCGAACGCCGGTTCGGCTTCCGCGACCTCCCCGGCCACTACGAGGGCTTCTACCAGCCCGGCGGCGGCGTGATCGACGTCAAGGGCACGCTCTTCGCCCTGTACTGCCAGGCCCGCGCCGCCGGGGCGGACCTGCGCGAGCGGCAGCGGGTCACCGGCCTCGCCGTCACCGGGGACGGGGTGCGGCTGTCGACGGGCGCGGGGACCCTGACCGCCGGACGGCTCGTGGTGGCCGGCGGCGCGTACTCGGGCGAGCTGCTGCGGTCCTGGGGGGTGGAGTTCAAGGTGGAGATCTACGAGATGGCCACCGCCTACTTCCAGGTACGCGACCCCTCGGTCGACTACCCCACCTGGTTCGCCTTCCAGAAACCGGCCGAGACCGACAGCAACCTGTTCTACGGGTTCGGGCAGAGCCCGTGGGGGCCGCGGGGCACGATCCGCGTGGCGCCCGACTTCGAGGTCGACCCCCTCCATTCCCCGCGGGAGGCGGACGGGACGCCGCGCGCGGCCGACCTGCGGCGGACGGCCGACTGGGTCCGGCGGCACATGCCGGGTCTCGATCCTGAGCCGCTGCGGCCGTCGACCTGCCTGATCGCGCTTCCCGCGGATCCCGGCCGCGACTTCTACCTCGGCACCGTGCCGGAGGGGACGGCGGGCGCCGGCCGGGTGGTCGTCTGCGCCGCCGGGTGGATGTTCAAGTTCGCCCCGCTGTTCGGGCAGATCTGCGTGGACCTGGCCGTCGACGGCGCCACCTCCCACGACATCTCCCGGCTGACGTTCGGCCGGTGA
- a CDS encoding non-ribosomal peptide synthetase, whose protein sequence is MTGTPADRPVRGLVERFERAVASAPGATAVLLDGERTTYGELGGTVDRLSALIRERTVPGDVVALRLGPGPGLVAGMLAVLKSGRAYLPLDPAYPRDRLAFMAADAGAALVLADPARPDGLPADAPPVLQVDALPAVVDAPGAPDGEEGASTSPDAPAYVIYTSGSTGRPKGVAVGHRSLLELISWSAGRYGITPADRVLPTHAVAFDAASRELLLPLTEGAALVFTGGERRLDPEVLLPAIEEHRVTLLDVVPSLLRRMLDHPDAARRLASLRFVVCGGEELAPEVCARFHATVPGAELVNQYGPTEATVAVTAWTSRKEGNGPRVPIGRPLPGVRAYVLDDAARPVPDGTPGELVIGGTCLAYGYLGRAGLTAGRFLPDPFAGLPGARMYRTGDLARRRPDGTLEFLGRADDQVKIRGYRIEPGEIAAVLRGHPGLADAVVAPVPGDRGEPILVAYTVPAGPPVPDADLYAHLMERLPDFMLPARIVPLAELPLTRTGKVDRARLPAAAPGTVPRVAPRDHAEAVIAGIWARVLDRPDVGALDDFFALGGDSLLATRVMVRVREALGADLPTRALFLHRTVERLAAAASDAPSTRGAPPPRPRERADHRPLSLAQQRLWFLDQLTPGMLAYNTCKAYRVGSALDAGALGAALRAVAERHEVLRSRFRTVGGEPRQVADRAERIRLEVADVSGAADPEAAARELARAEAETPFDLAEGPLLRARLLRLGAADHVLVVVAHHAVFDGWSLRIFEADLSAAYAMAAGGRTPRLEPLAVQYTDFAVWQREHLPDSLLKRRLAYWRERLDGAPMTLELPADRPRPAVPSYLGDVVEFTVPAAVAAPLRSMARERGVTPFMVAMAAYQVLIARHTGRRDFVVGCPSAGRSHPELEDLIGFFVNSLPLRADLSGRPGFSEVVDRVRETLLQALAHQDLPFERLVEELAPPRDLSRNPVIQVWFDLFTPGAGLDLAGAPAGRFASGLVTTRFDVELHLAETPSGALSGELIYAADLFEAGTMRRFADHYVNLLTAVAADPDALVWSIDVLSAEENRRLLVEWNDTAVAVDDTRTLAGVFQDQAAATPEGLAVVWDGGSLTFGDLNAEANRLAWWLRGKGVGPETVVGVLLPRGPDQIVTILAILKAGGAYLPLDPAHPDDRIAFQLEDARAALTVTDQALAGRLPAGVEAVRADTDQDHWAGGPVGDPPEGHPDDLCYVIYTSGSTGRPKGVAMSHRPLLNLLHWQRARTTVPGPTLQFSSLNFDISVQEIFSTWQAGGHIVLLSNDQRRDPQQMIEIIARHRVRRLFCPPMVLEQLTHTQHQHDGQGHDRLELVEITTAGDRLHLNTEVRRFLEGLPAAGEGRLRLDNHYGPTEAHVITGHDMTGDPAHWPSDPPVGAPIANTRIYLLDPDLHPVPPGVPGEVCVGGAGLARGYLGRPDLTAAAFIPDPHATTPGARLYRTGDLARWNTDGTLDFLGRIDHQLKIRGYRIEPGEIHTTLLQHPAITDTHITTTQTPAGDVQLTAYIIPKPGQRPTTHELRAHLKQSLPDYMIPTHYITLDRFPLTPTGKLDQKALPAPESPRAHAEPGSGGAALTGTQRRLADIWAQTLNTPRVDPDDDFFDLGGHSLLATQVMNRIREAFGIRLPLRLLFENPTVSGLADAVEAALLAEIEAMTDDEVAAAIGALDSPPSTEDAT, encoded by the coding sequence ATGACCGGCACACCCGCGGATCGGCCGGTGCGGGGCCTCGTCGAGCGCTTCGAACGGGCGGTGGCGTCCGCGCCCGGCGCCACCGCCGTCCTCCTCGACGGCGAACGGACCACCTACGGGGAACTGGGCGGCACGGTGGACCGGCTCTCCGCGCTGATACGGGAGCGCACCGTACCGGGCGACGTGGTCGCGCTCCGCCTCGGCCCCGGCCCGGGCCTGGTGGCGGGGATGCTGGCGGTGCTCAAGAGCGGCCGCGCGTACCTCCCCCTGGACCCGGCGTACCCGCGCGACCGGCTGGCCTTCATGGCGGCCGACGCCGGAGCCGCGCTGGTGCTCGCCGATCCCGCGCGGCCGGACGGCCTGCCCGCGGACGCTCCCCCGGTCCTCCAGGTCGACGCCCTGCCCGCGGTGGTGGACGCGCCCGGCGCGCCGGACGGCGAGGAAGGGGCGTCCACCTCCCCGGACGCCCCCGCCTACGTGATCTACACCTCCGGCTCGACCGGCCGGCCCAAGGGGGTCGCGGTCGGCCACCGCTCGCTGCTGGAGCTGATCTCCTGGAGCGCCGGCCGGTACGGGATCACCCCCGCCGACCGGGTCCTGCCCACGCACGCGGTGGCGTTCGACGCCGCGAGCCGCGAGCTGCTGCTCCCGCTGACGGAGGGCGCCGCGCTCGTCTTCACGGGAGGCGAGCGGCGGCTCGACCCGGAGGTACTGCTCCCGGCGATCGAGGAGCACCGCGTCACCCTGCTGGACGTCGTCCCGTCCCTGCTGCGGCGGATGCTGGACCACCCGGACGCGGCGCGGCGGCTGGCGTCGCTGCGGTTCGTGGTCTGCGGCGGCGAGGAGCTCGCACCCGAGGTCTGCGCGCGCTTCCACGCGACCGTGCCGGGCGCGGAACTCGTCAACCAGTACGGGCCGACCGAGGCCACGGTCGCCGTGACGGCCTGGACCTCCCGGAAGGAGGGGAACGGGCCGCGCGTGCCGATCGGCCGCCCGCTGCCGGGCGTGCGGGCGTACGTGCTGGACGACGCGGCGCGTCCGGTGCCCGACGGCACGCCGGGAGAGCTGGTCATCGGCGGGACGTGCCTGGCGTACGGCTACCTGGGGCGGGCCGGCCTCACCGCCGGCCGGTTCCTGCCGGACCCGTTCGCGGGACTCCCCGGCGCCCGGATGTACCGGACCGGGGACCTGGCCCGCCGCCGCCCCGACGGGACCCTGGAGTTCCTCGGCCGCGCCGACGACCAGGTGAAGATCCGCGGTTACCGGATCGAGCCGGGTGAGATCGCGGCGGTCCTGCGCGGCCACCCGGGCCTGGCCGACGCCGTCGTCGCGCCCGTGCCCGGAGACCGCGGCGAGCCGATCCTGGTCGCGTACACGGTGCCCGCCGGTCCGCCGGTCCCCGACGCCGACCTGTACGCGCACCTGATGGAACGGCTCCCCGACTTCATGCTGCCCGCCCGGATCGTGCCGCTGGCGGAGCTGCCGCTGACCCGTACGGGCAAGGTGGACCGGGCCCGGCTGCCGGCCGCGGCCCCCGGCACCGTCCCGCGGGTCGCCCCGCGCGACCATGCCGAAGCCGTGATCGCCGGGATCTGGGCGAGGGTGCTGGACCGTCCGGACGTGGGCGCGCTCGACGACTTCTTCGCCCTGGGCGGTGACTCGCTGCTGGCGACCCGCGTGATGGTGCGGGTACGGGAGGCGCTGGGCGCGGACCTGCCCACCCGTGCCCTGTTCCTCCATCGCACGGTCGAACGGCTGGCCGCCGCCGCGTCGGACGCTCCGTCCACCCGCGGCGCTCCCCCGCCGCGCCCCCGTGAGCGGGCGGACCACCGGCCCCTGTCGCTCGCCCAGCAGCGGCTGTGGTTCCTGGACCAGCTCACTCCGGGCATGCTCGCCTACAACACCTGCAAGGCGTACCGCGTCGGGTCCGCGCTGGACGCGGGCGCCCTCGGCGCGGCGCTGCGCGCGGTGGCCGAACGCCACGAGGTGCTGCGGTCGCGCTTCCGCACGGTGGGCGGCGAGCCGCGCCAGGTGGCCGACCGCGCCGAGCGGATCCGGCTGGAGGTCGCCGACGTGTCGGGGGCCGCGGATCCGGAGGCCGCCGCCCGCGAACTGGCGCGCGCGGAGGCGGAGACGCCCTTCGACCTGGCGGAGGGCCCGCTGCTGCGTGCCCGGCTGCTGCGGCTCGGCGCGGCCGACCACGTCCTGGTCGTCGTGGCCCACCACGCCGTCTTCGACGGCTGGTCACTGAGGATCTTCGAGGCCGACCTGTCCGCCGCGTACGCCATGGCGGCCGGCGGGCGGACGCCACGGCTCGAGCCGCTCGCCGTCCAGTACACCGACTTCGCCGTGTGGCAGCGCGAGCATCTGCCCGACTCGCTGCTGAAACGGCGGCTCGCCTACTGGCGGGAGCGGCTCGACGGCGCGCCCATGACGCTGGAACTGCCGGCCGACCGGCCGCGCCCCGCCGTCCCGTCCTATCTGGGGGACGTGGTGGAGTTCACCGTGCCCGCCGCGGTGGCGGCGCCGCTGCGATCGATGGCCCGGGAACGCGGCGTGACACCGTTCATGGTCGCGATGGCCGCGTACCAGGTCCTGATCGCGCGGCACACCGGCCGCCGGGATTTCGTGGTGGGCTGCCCCTCGGCGGGCCGGTCGCACCCGGAGCTGGAGGACCTGATCGGTTTCTTCGTCAACTCTCTGCCGCTCCGCGCCGACCTGTCCGGGCGGCCCGGGTTCTCCGAGGTGGTCGACCGCGTACGCGAGACGCTGCTCCAGGCGCTCGCCCACCAGGATCTGCCGTTCGAGCGGCTGGTGGAGGAGCTGGCACCGCCGCGCGATCTCAGCCGGAACCCGGTCATCCAGGTCTGGTTCGACCTGTTCACCCCCGGCGCCGGTCTCGACCTGGCGGGCGCGCCGGCCGGACGGTTCGCCTCGGGGCTGGTGACGACCCGCTTCGACGTGGAGCTCCATCTGGCCGAGACGCCGTCGGGGGCCCTCTCCGGTGAGCTGATCTACGCCGCCGACCTGTTCGAGGCCGGGACGATGCGGCGTTTCGCCGATCATTACGTGAACCTGCTGACCGCCGTCGCCGCGGACCCCGACGCCCTGGTCTGGTCGATCGACGTCCTCTCCGCCGAGGAGAACCGGCGTCTGCTGGTCGAGTGGAATGACACCGCGGTGGCGGTCGATGACACCCGCACGCTCGCGGGTGTGTTCCAGGACCAGGCCGCGGCCACACCCGAGGGGTTGGCGGTGGTGTGGGACGGCGGTTCGTTGACGTTCGGGGACTTGAACGCCGAGGCGAACCGGCTGGCGTGGTGGCTGCGCGGCAAGGGCGTCGGCCCCGAAACCGTGGTGGGCGTTCTGCTGCCCCGCGGCCCCGACCAGATCGTGACCATCCTGGCCATCCTGAAGGCCGGCGGGGCCTACCTGCCGCTGGACCCGGCCCATCCCGACGACCGGATCGCCTTCCAGCTCGAGGACGCCCGCGCCGCCCTGACCGTCACCGACCAGGCCCTGGCCGGGCGGCTGCCCGCAGGAGTGGAGGCGGTCCGCGCCGACACCGACCAGGACCACTGGGCGGGCGGGCCGGTGGGCGACCCGCCCGAGGGCCATCCCGACGATCTGTGTTACGTGATCTACACCTCGGGGTCGACGGGGCGGCCCAAGGGTGTGGCGATGAGTCACCGGCCGCTGCTGAACCTGCTGCACTGGCAACGCGCCCGCACCACCGTCCCCGGGCCCACACTCCAGTTCTCCTCGTTGAACTTCGACATCTCGGTGCAGGAGATCTTCTCCACCTGGCAGGCGGGCGGGCACATCGTGCTGCTGTCGAACGACCAGCGCCGCGACCCGCAGCAGATGATCGAGATCATCGCCCGCCACCGGGTCCGGCGGCTGTTCTGCCCGCCCATGGTCCTGGAACAACTCACCCACACCCAGCACCAGCATGACGGACAGGGACACGACCGGCTGGAGTTGGTGGAGATCACCACCGCCGGTGACCGCCTGCACCTCAACACCGAGGTGCGCCGTTTCCTGGAAGGGCTCCCCGCCGCCGGTGAGGGGCGGTTGCGGCTGGACAACCACTACGGGCCCACCGAAGCCCACGTGATCACCGGACACGACATGACCGGCGACCCCGCCCACTGGCCCTCAGATCCACCCGTAGGCGCACCGATCGCCAACACCCGCATCTACCTGCTCGACCCCGACCTGCACCCCGTCCCCCCAGGAGTGCCGGGAGAGGTGTGCGTGGGCGGCGCGGGACTGGCCCGCGGCTACCTGGGACGCCCCGACCTGACCGCGGCGGCCTTCATCCCCGACCCCCACGCCACCACCCCCGGTGCACGCCTCTACCGCACCGGAGACCTGGCCCGCTGGAACACCGACGGCACCCTGGACTTCCTCGGCCGCATCGACCACCAACTCAAGATCCGCGGCTACCGCATCGAACCCGGCGAGATCCACACCACCCTGCTCCAGCACCCCGCCATCACCGACACCCACATCACCACAACCCAAACACCCGCCGGGGATGTCCAGCTCACCGCCTACATCATCCCCAAACCAGGACAACGCCCCACAACCCACGAACTACGCGCCCACCTCAAGCAGTCCCTGCCCGACTACATGATCCCCACCCACTACATCACCCTCGACCGCTTCCCCCTCACCCCCACCGGAAAACTCGACCAGAAAGCACTCCCCGCACCCGAATCGCCGCGCGCGCACGCGGAACCGGGGTCCGGCGGGGCGGCCCTCACCGGTACGCAGCGGCGCCTTGCCGATATCTGGGCCCAGACCCTCAACACGCCGCGCGTCGATCCGGACGACGACTTCTTCGACCTCGGCGGGCACTCGCTCCTCGCCACCCAGGTGATGAACCGGATCCGGGAGGCGTTCGGGATCCGGCTGCCGCTGCGCCTGCTCTTCGAGAACCCCACCGTCAGCGGGCTGGCGGACGCCGTCGAGGCGGCGTTGCTGGCCGAGATCGAGGCCATGACGGACGACGAGGTCGCCGCCGCCATCGGCGCGCTCGACTCTCCACCATCCACCGAGGACGCCACATGA
- the grpE gene encoding nucleotide exchange factor GrpE: protein MEVRGEDAGGAGARDRVAELEAELAEARGQAAERLVDLQRLQAEYANYRKRVERDRSAVRVQALGNVLTGLLPVLDDIERAREQDEPVKGFQQVTEVLEEMLGKLGLVRFGAEGEVFDPRTHEVLMTSTSAEVTEPTAVRVLRPGYSVADRILRRAQVVLAEPPAGPGTAPRPASGDDPEGPPEAGP from the coding sequence ATGGAGGTCCGCGGCGAGGACGCCGGAGGGGCCGGCGCCCGGGACAGGGTGGCCGAGCTGGAGGCCGAGCTGGCCGAGGCGCGCGGGCAGGCGGCCGAACGGCTCGTCGACCTGCAACGGCTCCAGGCGGAGTACGCCAACTATCGCAAGAGGGTCGAACGGGACCGGTCGGCCGTACGCGTGCAGGCGCTCGGCAACGTGCTCACCGGGCTGCTCCCGGTCCTGGACGACATCGAGCGGGCCCGCGAACAGGACGAGCCGGTCAAGGGATTCCAGCAGGTCACCGAGGTCCTTGAGGAGATGCTCGGCAAGCTGGGCCTGGTGCGCTTCGGTGCCGAGGGCGAGGTCTTCGACCCGCGCACGCACGAGGTCCTGATGACCTCCACCTCGGCGGAGGTCACCGAGCCCACGGCCGTCCGCGTGCTGCGGCCCGGCTACTCGGTGGCGGACCGGATCCTGCGGCGGGCGCAGGTCGTGCTCGCCGAGCCCCCGGCCGGGCCCGGCACCGCACCCCGGCCCGCGTCCGGGGACGACCCTGAGGGCCCACCGGAGGCGGGCCCTTGA
- a CDS encoding thioesterase II family protein — translation MTDRRRSTALSRAPRRSPGRIRLVCMPFAGGGSHAYDDWIRLLPPAVDAQTVRLPGRETRFGEEPPGHLGRLAADVAAELVPHLGDDLTIFGHSMGALLAFEVVRELRRGEGRLPACLIVSGMRGPQDAAAARKYTTMTDAELEDDVRRMYGGDAPVLAQRDLWELMLPVLRADLKMCDDYVYTPEPPLDCPIVAYGSLDDRDVDEELLGGWREQTTGTFEHRMFPGEHFYFTHWPEAFAMDIARRLDRHAAGPASAERR, via the coding sequence ATGACCGACCGCAGGAGATCGACCGCGTTGAGCCGGGCGCCGCGGCGCTCGCCGGGACGGATCAGGCTCGTCTGCATGCCGTTCGCGGGCGGCGGCAGCCACGCCTATGACGACTGGATCCGGCTGCTGCCCCCGGCGGTGGACGCGCAGACCGTACGGCTGCCCGGACGCGAGACGCGCTTCGGTGAGGAACCGCCCGGCCATCTCGGGCGGCTCGCCGCGGACGTGGCCGCGGAGCTGGTCCCCCATCTCGGCGACGACCTGACGATCTTCGGGCACAGCATGGGCGCGCTGCTCGCCTTCGAGGTGGTCCGGGAGCTGCGGCGCGGGGAGGGCCGGCTGCCGGCCTGCCTGATCGTGTCGGGCATGCGGGGACCGCAGGACGCCGCGGCGGCGCGCAAGTACACGACCATGACGGACGCCGAGCTGGAGGACGACGTCCGCCGCATGTACGGGGGCGACGCGCCGGTGCTGGCGCAGCGCGACCTGTGGGAGCTGATGCTGCCCGTGCTGCGAGCCGACCTGAAGATGTGCGACGACTACGTCTACACCCCGGAGCCGCCGCTGGACTGCCCCATCGTGGCCTACGGCTCGCTGGACGACCGGGACGTGGACGAGGAACTGCTGGGCGGGTGGCGCGAGCAGACCACCGGGACGTTCGAGCATCGGATGTTCCCCGGGGAGCACTTCTACTTCACGCACTGGCCGGAGGCGTTCGCCATGGACATCGCCAGGCGGCTCGACCGGCACGCGGCCGGCCCGGCGAGCGCGGAGAGGAGGTAG
- the dnaK gene encoding molecular chaperone DnaK, whose translation MARAVGIDLGTTNSVVAILEGGEPTVIANAEGSRTTPSVVAFAKNGEVLVGEVAKRQAVTNVDRTIRSVKREMGTDWKTSIDGKDFTPQQISAFVLQKLKRDAEAYLGEKVTDAVITVPAYFSDHQRQATKEAGQIAGLNVLRIINEPTSAALAYHLEKENEATILVFDLGGGTFDVSLLEVGEGVVEVKATSGDNHLGGDDWDSKVVDWLVERFKNANGVDLAKDKMALQRLREAAEKAKIELSSSSETQINLPYITASSEGPLHLDEKLTRGEFQRLTSDLLERTKGPFQQVLKDAGISVKDIDQVVLVGGSTRMPAVSELVKELTGGKEPNKGVNPDEVVAIGASLQAGVLKGEVKDVLLLDVTPLSLGIETKGGIFAKIIERNTTIPTKRSESFSTASDNQPSVGIQVFQGEREIAAYNKKLGTFVLDGIAPAPRGVPQIEVTFDIDADGIVNVSAVDQGTGKAQSITITGGSALPKDDIEKMVREAEQYAEEDRRRKEEAEVRNQADTLAYSTEKFLKENEDKVPADVRTEVEEAIADLKKALDGTDVDAIRNGTEKLAKVSQKVGTAIYAQGQQGAPGDTGTTAGDETGETAKDDDVVDAEIVDDDKDGDKRGGGA comes from the coding sequence ATGGCGCGCGCGGTCGGTATCGACCTGGGGACGACCAACTCGGTGGTGGCGATCCTGGAGGGCGGGGAGCCCACGGTGATCGCCAATGCGGAGGGGTCGCGGACGACGCCGTCTGTCGTGGCGTTCGCGAAGAACGGTGAGGTGCTGGTCGGCGAGGTCGCCAAGCGCCAGGCGGTGACGAATGTGGACCGCACCATCCGGTCGGTGAAGCGTGAGATGGGCACCGACTGGAAGACCTCGATCGACGGCAAGGACTTCACGCCGCAGCAGATCAGCGCGTTCGTGCTGCAGAAGCTGAAGCGGGACGCGGAGGCGTATCTGGGCGAGAAGGTGACCGACGCGGTCATCACCGTCCCGGCGTATTTCTCCGACCATCAGCGGCAGGCGACGAAGGAGGCCGGGCAGATCGCGGGGCTGAACGTCCTGCGGATCATCAACGAGCCGACCTCGGCGGCGCTGGCGTATCACCTGGAGAAGGAGAACGAGGCCACGATCCTGGTGTTCGACCTGGGCGGCGGCACTTTTGACGTGTCGCTGCTGGAGGTGGGGGAGGGGGTCGTGGAGGTCAAGGCGACCTCCGGTGACAACCACCTGGGCGGTGACGACTGGGACAGCAAGGTCGTGGACTGGCTGGTGGAGCGGTTCAAGAACGCCAACGGCGTGGACCTGGCCAAGGACAAGATGGCGCTGCAGCGGCTGCGGGAGGCGGCGGAGAAGGCCAAGATCGAGCTGTCGTCCTCGTCGGAGACGCAGATCAACCTGCCCTACATCACCGCCTCCTCCGAGGGCCCGCTGCACCTGGACGAGAAGCTGACGCGCGGGGAGTTCCAGCGGTTGACGTCCGACCTCCTGGAGCGCACCAAGGGCCCGTTCCAGCAGGTCCTCAAGGACGCGGGCATCAGCGTCAAGGACATCGACCAGGTCGTCCTGGTGGGTGGCTCCACGCGTATGCCGGCGGTGTCGGAGCTGGTGAAGGAGTTGACGGGGGGCAAGGAGCCCAACAAGGGCGTCAACCCCGACGAGGTGGTGGCGATCGGCGCGTCGCTGCAGGCGGGTGTGCTGAAGGGCGAGGTGAAGGACGTCCTGCTGCTGGACGTGACGCCGCTGAGCCTGGGCATCGAGACCAAGGGCGGCATCTTCGCCAAGATCATTGAGCGGAACACCACGATTCCGACCAAGCGGTCGGAGTCGTTCTCGACGGCCAGTGACAACCAGCCGTCGGTGGGGATCCAGGTGTTCCAGGGCGAGCGTGAGATCGCCGCGTACAACAAGAAGCTGGGCACGTTCGTGTTGGACGGGATCGCGCCGGCGCCGCGCGGGGTTCCGCAGATCGAGGTGACCTTCGACATCGACGCCGACGGGATCGTCAACGTCTCGGCCGTCGACCAGGGCACCGGCAAGGCCCAGTCGATCACGATCACGGGCGGCTCGGCCCTCCCCAAGGACGACATCGAGAAGATGGTCCGGGAGGCCGAGCAGTACGCCGAGGAGGACCGCCGCCGCAAGGAGGAGGCCGAGGTCCGCAACCAGGCCGACACCCTCGCCTACTCCACCGAGAAGTTCCTCAAGGAGAACGAGGACAAGGTCCCCGCCGACGTCAGGACCGAGGTGGAGGAGGCCATCGCCGACCTGAAGAAGGCACTGGACGGCACCGACGTCGACGCCATCCGCAACGGCACCGAGAAACTGGCGAAGGTCAGCCAGAAGGTGGGCACGGCGATCTACGCGCAGGGCCAGCAGGGCGCGCCCGGCGACACCGGCACCACCGCCGGGGACGAGACCGGGGAGACGGCCAAGGACGACGACGTGGTCGACGCCGAGATCGTCGACGACGACAAGGACGGTGACAAGCGCGGCGGCGGGGCCTGA
- a CDS encoding DegT/DnrJ/EryC1/StrS family aminotransferase: MTDNGGYEVPYPRLGSRFDEAEISLLTSLLTSTEGLSQGPLRDRFEADFRDYVGSAHAFSMTSGTVALRLAIQLLGLNPGDEVIVTPQTYNATIQPLLELDVRVRFCDIDPNTLNIDVDVLRTLISPRTRAVILVHYGGLPADMDEIVRLSREHGFLVVEDAAHALGAEYRGRRPGSLGDIGCFSFHSTKNITTLGEGGMITFDRDDWAERVLRWRGNQCDGIYRSLPPSATPIPPVPQALYPELSYTHECVEVRYAGTNATMSEPAAGVGRLQLRKLPELTARRRSNAGQLDQTLAALPGARIQRAPHDVLHAYHLYTFFVDPESGVDRDRVVARLRELGVEVWLRYFPLHLLPEWRRLGHGLGECPVAERLWFGQQINLPCQPWLGETQIKKMRVALEETFSEVTA, encoded by the coding sequence GTGACCGATAACGGGGGATATGAAGTCCCCTATCCGCGCCTTGGCAGCCGGTTCGACGAGGCAGAGATCTCCCTGCTGACCAGCCTGCTGACATCGACGGAAGGGCTTTCACAGGGGCCGCTGCGAGACCGTTTCGAAGCGGATTTCAGGGATTATGTCGGCTCCGCCCACGCCTTCTCCATGACCAGCGGCACGGTGGCACTCAGGCTGGCGATTCAGCTTCTCGGCCTCAATCCCGGCGACGAGGTCATCGTCACTCCGCAAACCTACAACGCGACCATCCAGCCATTGCTCGAACTGGATGTCCGCGTCCGGTTCTGCGATATCGACCCGAATACTCTGAACATCGACGTGGACGTCCTGCGCACCCTGATCTCACCCCGGACCCGGGCGGTCATCCTGGTGCACTACGGCGGCCTGCCCGCCGACATGGACGAGATCGTCCGGCTGTCCCGCGAGCACGGCTTCCTGGTCGTCGAGGACGCGGCGCACGCGCTGGGCGCCGAGTACCGGGGCCGCCGGCCCGGCTCCCTGGGCGACATCGGCTGCTTCAGTTTCCACTCCACCAAGAACATCACCACCCTCGGCGAGGGCGGGATGATCACGTTCGACCGGGACGACTGGGCCGAGCGCGTGCTGCGCTGGCGCGGCAACCAGTGCGACGGGATCTACCGGTCGCTGCCCCCGTCCGCGACCCCGATCCCTCCGGTGCCGCAGGCGCTCTACCCGGAGCTGTCGTACACCCACGAGTGCGTGGAGGTGCGGTACGCGGGGACGAACGCGACGATGAGCGAGCCCGCCGCCGGGGTCGGGCGGCTCCAGCTGCGCAAGCTGCCCGAGCTGACCGCCCGCCGCCGCTCGAACGCCGGGCAGCTTGACCAGACCCTGGCGGCGCTGCCCGGCGCGCGGATCCAGCGGGCACCGCACGACGTCCTGCACGCCTACCACCTCTACACCTTCTTCGTCGATCCCGAGAGCGGCGTCGACCGCGACCGGGTCGTGGCGCGGCTGCGGGAGCTGGGCGTGGAGGTCTGGCTCCGCTATTTCCCGCTGCACCTGCTGCCCGAGTGGCGCAGGCTCGGGCACGGGCTGGGCGAGTGCCCGGTGGCGGAGCGGCTGTGGTTCGGCCAGCAGATCAACCTGCCCTGCCAGCCCTGGCTCGGCGAGACGCAGATCAAGAAGATGCGGGTCGCGCTGGAGGAGACGTTCTCCGAGGTCACTGCCTGA